A window of Thermodesulfobacteriota bacterium genomic DNA:
GCCCTGGCCGTGCCGCTTGTATCTGCTTTCCCTTTTTGGTGACTTTCCTTAATGGAAAGTGAATATCCTTTGAAAAGATCGGGGAATGTGTTTGATGCATACTCCATCATGGCCTGAAATCCGACGATCTGTTTGGCCATATTGGGAGCAATGACAGCGGCAATTGACGATGAGTTTACCGTATCTTCAAGCAGCTTTCGGTCACCACCCGTTGTTCCCATAACAAAAGGGAGGGCGATTTTGCAGTAAAATTCGGCATTGCGGTTAACGGCGGTTGGATGGGTGTAATCGATGCTGATAAAAGATGTGTATTGCTCCAATACCTCAGTTATTTTTTTTTCGCGTAGTTCCGGCCTGATGAGTTGTACCACGGATGTTTCTACCTCATGTTCGGCAATCGTTATTTCAGGGCCGGTGAGTGAATACGGAATAAGTTGGAGTTTGGGGTCGGACAGGACATGCTTTGCCACCGCCTGTGCCATATTTCCCGGAATACCGTTTACCATTACTTTGATTGGGTTCATTTTAAACCTCCTTAAAGCTTTTTAAAATGGGACACGGATGAATACGGATTACACAGATATATTTTTTTATTTATCGGAAAAAGGAAGTTCAAGCATGACTTCAATCTGGGAAATTCCATACAAATGTGTGTCCTAATTTCAAAGGGTTGGTGTATCATTTATATTTTCTTAACCATTGATGTTAGCTTTGGCAATTTAGGGTTGCCAATTGAAAAAAGATTCTTTTTTAAAGTTTCAACCGCTTTGGGGATATAGTTGGCAAAATAGGCTTTATGTTTGACTTGGCTGAGATATCCAAAAGCACCCAGTATCTGGAGGTTTCGCGTCAGCGAGCAATATTTGAAACAACTGCGAAATGTGTCGGTATCAAAATCAACACGAGATATCAGCTTTTCAAGACAATACTCAAGGAGTCGATTTTGAATAGAGCAGGGGAGACTTACATATGGATCGATAAGGAGTGATGCAAGATCATACTCGATGGGTCCCAGACGTCCCCCCTGAAAATCGATAAAATAGCAATTTTCATTTTTTACCATAACGTTGCGTGACTGCAAATCTCTGTGCATAAAACCATTATATGATGAGACAAGCGCGTGGTCGGCCAGGAGTGAAAACTCATCTGTTAGATCTTCAAAATTTGCATGGATACCAAGGTATCCGGTTAAAAATGCTTCGACAAAGTAACGGCATTCCTTTTGCATGATTAGGTTTTTATCATAAATGTCAGACTGATATGTCCAAGACAAATCAAAACCGGTCGAACCTGACACAGACAGGTCAATCAAATGGTTTATCACCGATTTATAAAGGGAAAAGATGACTTTCGGGTTTTCTGCTTTTTGGACCAGTGCTTGAAGGTTTATATCTCCCAAGTCTTCCACAAAAACCAGGCCGGAAAATGTATCGTACAGATGTATGTTTGGAACCGGTAGGTTCGCCTTATGCAGGTGACGGCCTATGGCGGCAAAAGAGTCCACTTCGCATGCCTCATTGCTTTCCCTGATGCCGTGATCTGCCATGACCAGTGATTTGCTTCCCGCAGTCAGTCGATACCACTTTCTCTCAGAGCCGTCACCTTTCAATTTCGTTTGCTTAATTTTGTGGGGCCGGTTGGGGGGAAATGCCCTTTTAAACGCTTCAGGCGCCATTATATCAAAAACCGCCTGCTGATAACCGGCTGGTGTCCCGATATCCTGCCAGTAGTCTTTTGCTGATATGAACCCTTTTATTTTTTTGCCCAGGGATATCATCTTTTTATAGGCGTCAATGATGCTGGAAAAAACATGGTCCGGTATGAAATCAAAAACCTCGGGATCAATCACCTGAATACCGGTAAAAGTCATAAGATCTCTGGATGGTGTAGAAGATTCCTTTGCAAAATCGATGATAAATCCGTTTTTATTGAGTGAAACAGAGTTGAAGAAATGGTTATCACAAAGAACCAGGGTGACCGGATATGTATGATTTAAATGATAGTCATATACCTTTTTAAGATCAATATCGGTCACAATATCACTGTTAACCACCATAAATGGTTGGTTACCGACAAAATCGATTACATTTTTTATGCCCCCGCCCGTTCCAAGAATTGCCGGCTCGTAGCGTGTATAAATGGGTATGCTGTATTCTATTTTCCTGATAAATGATTCAACCTTTTGATGCAGATGATGGGTATTGATGATAATTGCGGTTGATCCCGCATGCATCAGTTTGCGTATGATAATATCGAGCAAGGGTTGTCCGGCAACCGGAAACAGAGGTTTGGGTGTTTTTTCGGTATAGGGGAGAAGCCGCGTACCCATTCCGGCGGCCAGTATCATAGATTTCATAGTTACAGATGATTCATATATTGTTGCAGTACATCGGCATAGTAATCAATTTGTTCATTATCATCGGAGCCTTTGACTCTATGAGTGGTGAAAAATTCGATGGCGTTTTGATAGGTGACTTTTGAAAGGGCTTCCTTCCGTTCGATTACCCTGCTTTTATACATACGATTTCCACTTGCCTCGATTTTTTTCAGGCGTTCTTTAGCATTTATTGCATTTTTAGGATGTTGCATGAGAAAGTTTAATACAATCAGGTACGACTCAAAATAGGTTTTGAGGAAATTGGAATAAAGTTTCAATTTCCTGAAACCGGCCGAGGTCAAATGATAGGTATCCGGTAAGGTCTGATGGGGCACGAGCATGGCGTCATCAATAAATGTCTTGATGCTTTTTCGCACGAAGTATTCCGGTGTCAGGTTAATATCGTAGGCGAATTCGTTCTTGAAGAATTCCTGGAGAAAAGCATACCCGGAGTGAAGCTCTGAGGCGGAAAATTGAAATGCATCCATTTTAAGGATTTCAATTGCAGTAAAGGCGGCCGGTATAAAAAAGG
This region includes:
- the dapB gene encoding dihydrodipicolinate reductase, with amino-acid sequence MNPIKVMVNGIPGNMAQAVAKHVLSDPKLQLIPYSLTGPEITIAEHEVETSVVQLIRPELREKKITEVLEQYTSFISIDYTHPTAVNRNAEFYCKIALPFVMGTTGGDRKLLEDTVNSSSIAAVIAPNMAKQIVGFQAMMEYASNTFPDLFKGYSLSIKESHQKGKADTSGTARAMTGYFNALGTPYSEDDIIKERNPETQQTVWGIPQKYLAGHGWHTYTLVSQDQTVRFQFTHNVNGRDIYAQGTLDAVLYLSNKIGEGAAGKVFTMIDVLKGV
- a CDS encoding sugar phosphate nucleotidyltransferase codes for the protein MKSMILAAGMGTRLLPYTEKTPKPLFPVAGQPLLDIIIRKLMHAGSTAIIINTHHLHQKVESFIRKIEYSIPIYTRYEPAILGTGGGIKNVIDFVGNQPFMVVNSDIVTDIDLKKVYDYHLNHTYPVTLVLCDNHFFNSVSLNKNGFIIDFAKESSTPSRDLMTFTGIQVIDPEVFDFIPDHVFSSIIDAYKKMISLGKKIKGFISAKDYWQDIGTPAGYQQAVFDIMAPEAFKRAFPPNRPHKIKQTKLKGDGSERKWYRLTAGSKSLVMADHGIRESNEACEVDSFAAIGRHLHKANLPVPNIHLYDTFSGLVFVEDLGDINLQALVQKAENPKVIFSLYKSVINHLIDLSVSGSTGFDLSWTYQSDIYDKNLIMQKECRYFVEAFLTGYLGIHANFEDLTDEFSLLADHALVSSYNGFMHRDLQSRNVMVKNENCYFIDFQGGRLGPIEYDLASLLIDPYVSLPCSIQNRLLEYCLEKLISRVDFDTDTFRSCFKYCSLTRNLQILGAFGYLSQVKHKAYFANYIPKAVETLKKNLFSIGNPKLPKLTSMVKKI